In a genomic window of Rhizobium acidisoli:
- the traA gene encoding Ti-type conjugative transfer relaxase TraA: MAIMFVRAQVISRGAGRSIVSAAAYRHRARMMDEQAGTSFSYRGGAGELMHEELALPDEIPDWLRSAISGQSVSKASEVFWNAVDAFEKRGDAQLARELIIALPEELTRAENIALVREFVRDTLTSRGMIADWVYHDKDGNPHIHLMTTLRPLTEEGLGAKKIPVLGEDGKPLRVVTPDRPNGKIIYKVWAGDKETLNAWKIAWAETANRHLALAGHDIRLDGRSYAEQGLDGIAQKHLGPEKAALARKGRELHFAPADLARRQEMADRLLAEPELLLKQLGNERSTFDERDIARALHRYVDDPTDFANIRARLMASDQLVMLKPQEIEAETGKVSESAMFTTREMLRIEYDMAQSARVLSERRGFGVSERNVTVAIERVESIESGDPKNPFRLDAEQVDAVRHVTGDDGIAAIVGLAGAGKSTLLAAARLAWEGEGHRVIGAALAGKAAEGLQDSSGITSRTLASWELAWANGRDTLHRGDVLVIDEAGMVASQQMARVLKIAEEAEVKVVLVGDAMQLQPIQAGAAFRAITERIGFAELAGVRRQREAWARSASRLFARGEVEKGLDAYARHGHLVEAGSREETIDRIVSDWAVARREAVERSTSEGGDGHLRGDELLVLAHTNDDVRKLNEALRSVMTQEGALSESRSFRSERGAREFAAGDRIIFLENARFLEPRAKHSGPQYVKNGMLGTVVSTGDKRGDPLLSVLLDNGRKLAFSEDSYRHVDHGYAATIHKSQGATVDRTFVLATGMMDQHLTYVSMTRHRDRVDLYAAKEDFAAKPEWGRKARVDHAAGVTGELVETGQAKFRPDDEDADDSPYADVRADDGTVHRLWGVSLPKALEEAGIQEGDTVMLRKDGVERVKVQIAVVDEKTGHKHYEEREVDRNVWTASQVETASARQERIERESHRPELFNPLVERLSRSGAKTTTLDFESEASYRAHANDFARRRGLDHLSLAAAEMEESLSRRWAWIAEKREQVAKLWERASVALGFAIERERRVAYNEERSQTMVEATSSDARTASHSVSGASAAETRYLIPPATALFRSVDEDVRLAQLSSPAWKEREAVLRPLLEKVYRDPDAALVALNALASNPGIAPREFADDLAAAPNRLGRLRGSELIVDGRAARNERSVAMAALVELLPLARAHAAEFRKGPERFRDREHRRRAHMSLSIPALSERAMARLLEIEAVRAHGGDDAYKTAFALAAKDRSVVQEIKAVSEALTARFGWSAFTSKADDIVERNIAERMPEDLTDKRHGKLMRLFEAVRRFAEEQHLAERRDRSKVIAGASADLSNEPGKEKIIMPPMFAAVTEFKVPVDDEARSRALASPLYRQRRAVLAEAAYMIWRDPAGAVDKVEDLLGKGFAADRIAAAMANDPAAYAALRGSDRLVDRMLASGRERKEATRTVPEAAARLRALGAAYLNALDSERQAITDERRRMAVAIPALSKAAEEALAHLTVEVRKDSRKLSVSAASLEQGIGREFAAVSRALDERFGRNALVRGDKDLVNRVPPPQRRAFAAMQERLKVLQQTVRLQSSEQIIAERRQRAASRARGINL, translated from the coding sequence GTGGCGATCATGTTCGTCAGAGCGCAGGTGATTAGCAGGGGAGCGGGACGCAGCATCGTCTCGGCGGCGGCCTATCGTCACCGGGCCCGGATGATGGACGAGCAGGCGGGAACGTCGTTCAGCTATCGCGGCGGAGCGGGTGAACTGATGCATGAGGAACTGGCGCTGCCGGATGAAATCCCGGATTGGCTGCGGTCGGCGATATCAGGTCAGTCCGTCAGCAAGGCCAGCGAAGTGTTTTGGAATGCCGTCGACGCCTTCGAGAAGCGGGGAGATGCACAGCTCGCCCGCGAGCTGATCATCGCACTGCCGGAGGAGCTGACGCGGGCGGAGAATATCGCGCTGGTGCGCGAGTTCGTTCGCGACACTCTGACGTCGAGAGGGATGATCGCCGATTGGGTTTATCACGACAAGGACGGTAACCCGCACATCCATCTGATGACGACGCTGCGGCCGCTGACGGAGGAGGGGCTCGGGGCGAAGAAAATTCCAGTGCTTGGTGAGGATGGCAAGCCGCTGCGCGTCGTCACGCCAGATCGCCCGAACGGCAAGATCATCTACAAAGTCTGGGCCGGCGACAAAGAAACATTGAACGCCTGGAAGATCGCCTGGGCGGAAACGGCCAATCGGCACCTGGCCCTTGCCGGACATGACATCCGCCTCGACGGTCGCTCCTATGCCGAACAGGGCCTCGACGGCATCGCGCAAAAACATCTCGGGCCGGAGAAGGCGGCCCTGGCGAGGAAGGGCAGGGAACTCCACTTCGCGCCGGCTGATCTCGCCCGCCGCCAGGAGATGGCCGACCGGCTGCTGGCAGAGCCGGAGCTTTTGCTGAAGCAGCTCGGCAATGAACGCTCTACCTTCGACGAGAGGGATATCGCCAGGGCGCTGCACCGTTATGTCGACGATCCCACCGATTTTGCCAACATCCGCGCCAGGCTGATGGCGTCGGACCAGCTGGTCATGCTGAAGCCGCAGGAGATCGAGGCAGAGACAGGAAAGGTGTCGGAGTCCGCGATGTTTACGACGCGGGAGATGCTGCGCATCGAATACGACATGGCGCAGTCGGCGCGGGTTTTGTCGGAGCGTCGCGGCTTCGGCGTTTCCGAGCGGAATGTGACGGTGGCGATCGAACGCGTGGAGAGCATCGAGAGCGGCGATCCTAAGAATCCGTTTCGGCTCGATGCAGAGCAGGTCGATGCTGTCCGTCATGTCACCGGTGATGATGGCATTGCCGCTATTGTAGGCCTTGCCGGCGCCGGCAAATCGACGCTGCTTGCTGCCGCGCGTCTTGCCTGGGAGGGCGAGGGACACAGGGTGATCGGTGCAGCCCTTGCCGGCAAGGCCGCAGAAGGGCTGCAAGACAGTTCCGGCATCACGTCGCGGACACTTGCCTCCTGGGAACTGGCCTGGGCCAATGGGCGCGACACGCTCCATCGCGGTGATGTGCTGGTGATCGACGAGGCCGGCATGGTGGCCTCGCAGCAGATGGCCCGTGTGCTGAAGATTGCCGAGGAGGCTGAGGTAAAGGTCGTGCTGGTCGGCGATGCGATGCAGCTGCAGCCGATCCAGGCCGGTGCCGCCTTCCGGGCAATTACCGAACGCATCGGCTTTGCCGAGCTTGCCGGCGTGCGCCGCCAGCGTGAGGCCTGGGCACGTAGCGCCTCGCGGCTGTTTGCCCGCGGCGAAGTCGAGAAGGGCCTAGACGCCTATGCCCGCCATGGCCATCTGGTCGAGGCAGGGTCACGCGAGGAAACGATCGATCGGATCGTCTCCGACTGGGCGGTTGCGCGCAGAGAGGCAGTAGAGCGATCAACGTCTGAGGGCGGGGATGGCCACCTTCGCGGTGATGAACTGCTGGTGCTCGCCCACACCAACGACGATGTTCGCAAGTTGAACGAGGCGCTGCGATCGGTGATGACGCAGGAGGGAGCGCTCAGTGAAAGCCGAAGCTTCCGGAGCGAGCGGGGCGCACGGGAATTTGCCGCCGGCGACCGCATCATCTTCCTGGAGAACGCCCGCTTCCTTGAGCCGCGCGCCAAGCACTCCGGGCCGCAGTATGTGAAGAACGGCATGCTCGGCACCGTCGTCTCCACCGGCGACAAGCGTGGAGATCCGCTGCTTTCGGTTCTGCTCGACAACGGCCGCAAGCTCGCCTTCAGCGAAGACAGCTATCGCCATGTCGATCACGGCTATGCCGCAACGATCCACAAGTCGCAGGGTGCTACCGTCGATCGCACCTTCGTGCTGGCAACCGGGATGATGGACCAGCATCTGACCTATGTGTCGATGACGAGGCATCGCGACCGCGTCGATCTTTATGCGGCCAAAGAAGATTTTGCGGCAAAACCTGAATGGGGACGCAAGGCGCGTGTCGATCACGCCGCGGGTGTCACCGGCGAGCTTGTCGAAACCGGCCAAGCCAAATTCCGGCCTGATGACGAGGATGCCGACGACAGCCCTTATGCCGACGTCAGGGCGGACGACGGAACCGTCCATCGGCTTTGGGGCGTGAGCCTGCCGAAGGCACTCGAGGAGGCCGGCATCCAGGAAGGCGACACCGTGATGCTCAGAAAGGATGGTGTCGAGCGGGTCAAGGTCCAGATTGCCGTTGTCGACGAGAAGACAGGTCACAAGCATTACGAGGAGAGGGAGGTCGATCGCAACGTCTGGACAGCCAGCCAGGTCGAGACCGCTAGCGCACGACAGGAGCGCATCGAGCGGGAAAGTCATCGGCCGGAACTCTTCAATCCGCTCGTCGAACGCTTGTCGCGCTCCGGTGCCAAGACGACGACGCTCGATTTTGAGAGCGAGGCCAGTTACCGCGCACACGCGAACGACTTCGCCCGGCGCCGCGGGCTCGATCATCTCTCGCTTGCCGCAGCCGAGATGGAGGAAAGCCTGTCCCGGCGCTGGGCGTGGATTGCCGAGAAGAGGGAGCAGGTGGCGAAGCTCTGGGAGAGGGCAAGCGTGGCGCTCGGCTTTGCCATCGAGCGGGAACGGCGGGTCGCCTACAATGAAGAACGGAGCCAGACGATGGTCGAAGCGACATCCAGTGACGCGCGAACTGCATCCCACTCCGTCTCGGGCGCAAGTGCTGCTGAAACACGCTATCTGATCCCGCCGGCCACCGCCTTATTCCGGAGCGTTGACGAGGATGTGCGGCTGGCGCAACTGTCATCCCCGGCCTGGAAGGAGCGGGAAGCGGTCCTGCGGCCGCTGCTCGAGAAGGTCTATCGCGACCCGGATGCCGCGCTTGTTGCTCTCAATGCGCTAGCATCGAATCCCGGCATCGCACCGCGCGAGTTCGCCGACGACCTTGCCGCAGCACCGAATCGGCTTGGCCGGCTGCGTGGTTCCGAACTGATTGTCGATGGGCGAGCCGCCCGCAACGAGCGCAGCGTGGCGATGGCGGCCCTGGTGGAACTGCTGCCGCTGGCCCGCGCCCACGCGGCGGAGTTTCGCAAGGGACCCGAACGGTTCCGCGACCGGGAGCATCGGCGGCGTGCGCATATGTCATTGTCGATCCCGGCGCTATCCGAACGAGCGATGGCGCGCCTCCTCGAGATCGAGGCGGTGCGCGCACACGGCGGTGACGATGCCTACAAGACGGCTTTCGCGCTTGCCGCCAAGGATCGCTCGGTCGTGCAGGAGATTAAGGCCGTCAGCGAAGCGCTGACCGCCCGTTTCGGCTGGAGCGCCTTCACCTCGAAGGCGGATGATATCGTGGAACGCAACATCGCCGAGCGTATGCCGGAGGATCTCACGGACAAACGGCACGGAAAGCTAATGCGGCTGTTCGAAGCCGTGCGGCGCTTTGCGGAAGAGCAGCACCTCGCCGAGCGTCGGGATCGTTCGAAGGTCATCGCCGGCGCGAGTGCCGATTTGAGCAACGAGCCAGGGAAGGAGAAAATCATCATGCCGCCCATGTTTGCCGCCGTCACCGAGTTCAAGGTTCCTGTCGACGACGAGGCCCGATCTCGTGCTCTTGCTTCGCCTCTCTATCGCCAGCGGCGCGCGGTACTGGCCGAAGCGGCATACATGATATGGCGCGATCCGGCCGGCGCCGTCGATAAGGTCGAAGATTTGCTCGGGAAAGGTTTTGCCGCCGATCGCATCGCTGCCGCTATGGCCAATGACCCGGCGGCCTACGCGGCCTTGCGCGGTTCCGACCGTCTCGTAGACCGGATGCTGGCCTCTGGCCGAGAGCGGAAAGAGGCGACGCGGACCGTGCCGGAAGCTGCAGCGCGTCTGCGCGCGCTCGGTGCGGCCTACCTCAATGCCCTCGATTCCGAACGCCAGGCTATCACGGACGAACGGCGGCGCATGGCGGTTGCCATTCCAGCTCTTTCGAAAGCTGCGGAAGAGGCGTTGGCGCACCTGACGGTCGAGGTGAGGAAGGACAGCAGGAAGCTGAGTGTTTCCGCCGCTTCCCTCGAGCAGGGCATTGGCCGGGAGTTTGCGGCCGTCAGCCGGGCGCTCGACGAGCGCTTTGGTCGCAATGCCCTCGTCCGAGGTGACAAGGATCTTGTCAACCGCGTGCCGCCACCGCAGCGCCGAGCTTTCGCGGCGATGCAGGAGCGGTTGAAGGTCCTGCAGCAGACTGTCCGTCTGCAGAGCAGTGAGCAGATCATAGCGGAGCGGCGCCAAAGGGCTGCTAGCCGCGCTCGCGGCATCAACCTCTGA
- a CDS encoding CapA family protein yields MSAPFSIAVTGQSLIRHDLRAIGDPRLAEIAEILKASDVAFTNLETTIYGRHGGWPLKGGYFGAATPDVLAALKELGFNSLALANNHAFDLGPPGILSTLEEVAAHNFLHAGIGHNKHHASTAQRMTFGSRNVALIAMDAGPGPSFMYAEDATEGRIARPGINSLKVSRVFDLEAGTFNLLRSIQDRLLSSPLERANYAQPEDPPDLHGQDEIDFYGTVFRRSDETARRIVMDRHSASAHLSAIAEEAGRDTLVIVYLHHHHWEPNWQQVPAWVREFAHDCVNAGAGLFVSHGAPVLQAVEIYRNTPIFYGLGNFLFHTEKDEQEWSPPEVWRSVIATCNFESSGRLENVRLRPIVIGGTEALSNPARDRLPFPVLADGGTAADILDDLADRSAGFGTVLDREKNVGQIVF; encoded by the coding sequence ATGTCCGCACCCTTTTCCATTGCTGTCACCGGCCAGTCGCTCATCCGTCATGATCTTCGAGCGATCGGCGATCCACGGCTCGCTGAGATCGCCGAGATCCTCAAAGCAAGCGATGTTGCCTTCACCAATCTCGAGACGACTATCTATGGTCGTCATGGTGGATGGCCGCTGAAAGGCGGCTATTTCGGCGCTGCAACGCCGGATGTCTTGGCCGCGTTGAAGGAGCTCGGTTTCAATAGCCTGGCTCTGGCAAACAACCATGCTTTCGATCTTGGACCGCCGGGGATCCTCTCGACGCTGGAGGAGGTTGCGGCACACAATTTCCTGCATGCCGGCATCGGCCACAACAAGCATCACGCTTCCACGGCACAGAGAATGACGTTCGGATCCCGAAATGTTGCGCTGATTGCCATGGATGCCGGGCCAGGCCCGTCTTTCATGTACGCCGAGGACGCAACTGAGGGCAGGATAGCAAGGCCCGGCATCAATAGTCTGAAGGTCTCCAGGGTATTCGACCTGGAAGCGGGAACATTCAACTTGCTTCGCTCCATTCAGGACCGTCTTCTAAGTTCGCCCTTGGAGCGCGCGAATTATGCCCAGCCGGAGGATCCGCCTGATCTTCATGGCCAAGACGAAATTGATTTCTATGGAACCGTGTTTCGCAGATCAGATGAGACGGCTCGCCGCATCGTCATGGACCGGCACAGCGCCTCGGCTCACCTTTCGGCGATCGCGGAAGAAGCGGGCCGCGACACACTCGTCATCGTGTATTTGCATCATCACCATTGGGAGCCGAACTGGCAGCAAGTCCCCGCCTGGGTCCGAGAATTTGCGCACGATTGCGTGAACGCGGGCGCGGGCCTCTTTGTCAGCCATGGCGCTCCGGTCCTTCAAGCGGTCGAGATATATCGGAATACGCCGATTTTCTACGGCCTTGGCAACTTCCTCTTCCATACGGAAAAGGACGAACAGGAATGGAGCCCGCCGGAGGTGTGGAGGAGCGTCATCGCGACCTGCAATTTTGAATCTAGCGGACGGCTGGAAAATGTGCGCTTGCGTCCCATTGTGATCGGTGGAACCGAGGCATTATCGAATCCTGCACGCGATCGCCTCCCCTTCCCTGTGCTTGCCGATGGCGGAACGGCGGCAGATATCCTTGACGATCTTGCCGACCGCAGTGCCGGTTTTGGCACTGTGCTTGACCGAGAGAAGAACGTCGGCCAGATCGTTTTTTAG
- a CDS encoding helix-turn-helix domain-containing protein, whose amino-acid sequence MKRYAAAQVRTSRPAQAEQSNVARELVHPVDRHVGQQIRIRRMQSNVSLGDLGAGIGVSLQQVQKYESGKNRVSASMLYELANCLKIPVSRFFEGLPDPETTQGQQFITEIDEKIAYISTAEGRRLIDDVLLLSPRVRSRVVALVSSIVDEEMEEHKDVSP is encoded by the coding sequence ATGAAGCGCTATGCAGCAGCACAGGTCCGGACTTCGAGGCCTGCGCAAGCCGAACAGTCGAATGTAGCGCGCGAGTTGGTGCATCCGGTCGATCGGCATGTCGGACAGCAAATCCGTATCCGCCGAATGCAGTCGAATGTGTCCCTGGGGGATCTTGGCGCCGGCATCGGGGTCAGCTTACAGCAGGTGCAAAAATATGAAAGCGGCAAGAACCGCGTCAGCGCTTCGATGCTCTACGAGCTTGCCAATTGCCTCAAGATCCCTGTTTCGAGATTTTTCGAAGGCCTTCCAGATCCCGAAACCACTCAGGGCCAGCAATTCATAACAGAGATCGATGAGAAGATTGCCTACATTTCCACGGCGGAGGGACGGCGTCTGATAGACGACGTTTTGCTCCTTTCTCCGCGTGTGCGCAGCCGGGTCGTTGCCCTCGTCAGCTCGATTGTCGATGAAGAGATGGAAGAACACAAGGACGTTTCCCCATGA
- a CDS encoding class I SAM-dependent methyltransferase, with translation MREFADFIEECDRAPRLNELTEFFSTTASGEAGMPIRPPELDRRLFPVDMTFRRFSALHPLRQGPFDKHYLSSIPYRLEEECRLGSAILKYARARKGQLQLYTLGTAEGTMARVIGELGNGRIETLSCSPNVENLRSFYAYGVPPHAMFFHGPFHHLTSQRVQEDVELRKFGSGFDIILEDTTFQMYSPNRFDQIRFVSQHLKTNGLFMFVEKFRHEDDEEYRRRERQKDHSFKARFFSASDIRAKEDTVLTRMDRNEVTLSEMSETLRRFFGHSFVTWNSGNFYTLVSSNSQQNLDLFLSKLSPPAIPAEYVYADLPYRLYPESEARRLSGRSWTL, from the coding sequence ATGCGTGAATTTGCCGACTTCATTGAGGAGTGCGACCGCGCCCCTCGTCTTAACGAGCTTACTGAGTTTTTTTCGACGACCGCATCCGGTGAGGCCGGAATGCCTATCCGTCCGCCTGAGCTCGATCGCCGCTTGTTCCCAGTGGACATGACGTTCAGGCGCTTTTCAGCCCTTCATCCGCTGCGCCAAGGTCCGTTTGATAAGCACTACTTGAGCAGCATACCCTACCGGCTCGAAGAAGAGTGCCGTTTAGGCAGCGCGATCCTCAAATACGCGCGGGCCAGAAAGGGTCAACTGCAGCTCTACACGCTAGGTACAGCCGAAGGGACGATGGCTCGTGTGATCGGCGAACTTGGTAATGGCAGGATAGAAACACTGTCCTGCAGTCCCAACGTCGAGAACCTCAGAAGCTTCTATGCCTATGGCGTTCCTCCTCACGCCATGTTTTTTCACGGACCATTTCATCATTTGACATCGCAAAGGGTCCAAGAAGACGTGGAGCTCCGAAAGTTTGGCAGCGGTTTCGATATCATCCTCGAGGACACGACTTTCCAGATGTATTCGCCAAATCGCTTCGATCAGATCCGTTTCGTCTCGCAGCATCTCAAGACCAACGGGCTCTTCATGTTCGTCGAGAAGTTCAGGCATGAAGACGACGAGGAATATCGGCGGCGGGAACGCCAGAAGGACCATAGCTTCAAAGCTCGCTTCTTCAGCGCGTCAGATATTCGCGCGAAGGAAGACACGGTGCTGACGCGAATGGATCGAAACGAAGTCACCCTTTCGGAGATGAGCGAAACACTACGCCGGTTCTTTGGACACTCATTCGTCACCTGGAACAGCGGCAATTTCTACACGCTTGTCTCCAGCAACAGTCAGCAGAATCTCGACCTGTTCCTATCGAAGCTGTCCCCACCCGCGATTCCGGCAGAATATGTCTATGCGGACCTTCCTTACCGCCTTTACCCGGAATCCGAAGCACGGCGGCTATCGGGGCGATCCTGGACCCTTTAG
- a CDS encoding conjugal transfer protein TraD yields the protein MTADRKRDTREKILLGGIVVKAGLSKADRAFLLGGLIEMARLVPGSIEHRRLRDIGEEAFKVPSLRNGSSHLEEKVRWA from the coding sequence ATGACGGCTGACCGCAAGCGCGACACGCGCGAAAAGATCCTGCTCGGCGGGATCGTCGTCAAAGCCGGGCTATCGAAGGCGGATCGGGCGTTCCTGCTCGGCGGCCTCATAGAAATGGCAAGGCTCGTCCCAGGCTCCATCGAGCATCGGCGGCTGCGCGATATCGGCGAAGAGGCTTTCAAGGTCCCCTCGCTGAGGAACGGTTCATCGCATCTCGAGGAGAAAGTAAGATGGGCCTAA
- a CDS encoding TraC family protein, with amino-acid sequence MATKSSISDLDAQIEKLRERKRLLIVKSAERFARAATRTGLAEMEIADEEVDRIIEEIAARFRKGERKGAAGPTPQTRRPADSGAGAQGQVPNDG; translated from the coding sequence ATGGCGACAAAATCATCGATTTCCGATCTCGACGCCCAGATCGAAAAGCTGCGCGAACGCAAACGATTGTTGATAGTTAAATCGGCCGAGCGGTTTGCCCGCGCCGCGACCAGAACCGGGCTGGCGGAGATGGAGATCGCCGACGAGGAGGTCGATCGGATCATCGAGGAAATCGCCGCGCGATTTCGGAAGGGGGAAAGGAAAGGCGCCGCTGGCCCCACTCCTCAAACGCGTCGACCAGCAGATAGCGGCGCTGGAGCGCAGGGGCAGGTTCCAAATGACGGCTGA
- the rctB gene encoding SMa0974 family conjugal transfer regulator — protein sequence MCTQIEDFYQSLVSVGPDRFLAFEGGGAIIRPTSESLFFRVSARDHVTFCGIRALLEAGLFLATSVSEGAIEWRHADDTRSGETCNRLHNDRCGSDEQ from the coding sequence ATCTGCACGCAAATCGAGGACTTCTACCAATCCCTCGTCTCCGTGGGACCTGACAGGTTTCTAGCTTTCGAAGGTGGAGGCGCGATCATAAGGCCGACTAGTGAAAGCTTGTTCTTCAGGGTCTCAGCGCGAGACCACGTCACCTTCTGTGGCATCCGCGCGCTGTTGGAAGCAGGCTTGTTTCTGGCCACGTCCGTGTCCGAGGGGGCTATAGAGTGGCGTCACGCAGACGACACGCGATCTGGTGAGACCTGCAATCGCCTCCACAACGACCGCTGCGGAAGCGACGAACAATAG
- a CDS encoding helix-turn-helix domain-containing protein has translation MKKSQGEIILHQQGHWSHARADVVRRRSLGRQVIDVVADDHLIFLNIRGTAASGENFLDGRRVEFSPRPDGSLVYIPPGCHWSGWDEGDAEGCYLMITMTQDFFSNLTTKLPRVGTLRPELGFRDLPIQCLARQIAGELSHDDSMGSVIVEGHLAAIFGLLQRRSGTSGRLSRGGLSPTVLKRVIGRIEAHIDRPPSVRALAEEAGLTYEHFSRAFKQSQGSTPYGFYNQRRLERVTDLLRTTAISVTEIAIACGYSSGSHLSTRFRRETGFSPAEYRALWKE, from the coding sequence ATGAAGAAGTCACAAGGGGAGATCATCCTTCACCAGCAAGGCCATTGGAGCCATGCCCGCGCAGATGTCGTTCGCCGGCGCAGTCTCGGGCGACAGGTTATCGACGTTGTCGCGGATGACCACCTGATCTTCCTCAACATAAGGGGTACGGCGGCATCCGGCGAAAACTTTCTGGACGGACGAAGAGTCGAGTTCAGTCCGCGTCCAGACGGCTCGCTTGTTTACATTCCGCCCGGTTGCCATTGGAGCGGTTGGGATGAAGGGGATGCTGAGGGTTGTTATCTTATGATAACCATGACGCAGGATTTTTTTTCAAACCTCACGACTAAGCTGCCGCGCGTCGGCACCTTGCGTCCGGAGCTTGGATTTAGAGATCTGCCGATCCAATGCTTGGCGCGGCAGATTGCCGGAGAACTTTCACACGACGATTCCATGGGGAGTGTGATCGTGGAAGGGCATCTCGCGGCTATCTTCGGACTTCTGCAGCGCCGCTCCGGCACATCTGGCAGATTGTCTCGAGGAGGATTGTCGCCTACCGTTCTCAAGCGCGTGATAGGGCGGATTGAAGCTCACATCGATCGACCTCCAAGCGTGCGCGCTCTGGCTGAAGAGGCGGGATTGACCTACGAGCATTTTTCCCGCGCTTTCAAGCAGTCGCAAGGCTCGACGCCCTATGGCTTCTATAACCAACGCCGTCTTGAACGCGTGACCGACCTTCTCCGCACGACTGCGATCAGCGTGACCGAGATCGCCATCGCCTGTGGCTACTCCAGCGGGAGCCACCTCTCGACCAGATTTCGCCGAGAGACGGGATTTTCCCCTGCCGAGTACCGGGCGCTCTGGAAGGAGTAG
- a CDS encoding MFS transporter, translating to MNLPVGSVDEVGATKSSGIGCYASRGIYLFCVLASATGRNVYFVLAAWVATDVSKSASALAILLALGSAAELLTSNVGGVLVDRFDRRFVCIACDLSRLILIFSTGIGLSFGDPLSVLCLSWTIFAFIDRTYSTALQAIIPDIVRPKNLTPFNSASYIAMQAGNLIAAIVTGYSLTAIGMNLTSILPSAFFGLSLLGLLALLGRQPLSRSRSDLQAKSIRRMDLLPTTFAVHTLKTIAVMYALTYAMGMLVSVLGAAYVTRELKGSALEFGYLEAGWALGSIAGCSTLLLRRARLRRQSILFQSALAGIVLLGFPVFQSFLSALVQLVLLGFCYNVTRILIDVRVQSTVSIDMLGRARSQIHTICVSIGLLAYGTIGTIGDAIPPSGIFGLFGALMVTVALFFHFNMDRGAPVERRFV from the coding sequence ATGAACCTGCCAGTAGGGAGTGTGGATGAAGTGGGCGCAACAAAAAGCAGCGGCATAGGGTGTTATGCCTCTCGCGGCATCTATCTCTTCTGTGTTCTGGCGTCGGCCACTGGCCGGAATGTCTACTTCGTGCTGGCGGCATGGGTTGCGACAGATGTCAGCAAGAGCGCGAGCGCTCTTGCTATCCTTTTGGCGCTCGGCAGTGCCGCCGAGTTGCTCACCAGCAACGTTGGCGGCGTTCTAGTTGATCGATTTGATCGTCGCTTCGTCTGTATCGCTTGCGATTTATCAAGGTTGATCCTCATATTTTCAACGGGCATTGGTCTGTCGTTCGGTGACCCACTTAGTGTTCTTTGCCTATCGTGGACCATCTTCGCGTTCATCGACAGAACCTATTCGACTGCGCTGCAGGCCATCATTCCAGACATCGTGCGTCCTAAGAACCTCACTCCATTCAACTCGGCGTCTTATATTGCGATGCAGGCGGGCAATCTCATCGCCGCCATCGTCACCGGGTACAGCTTAACCGCCATCGGGATGAATCTGACGTCGATCCTGCCCAGCGCCTTTTTCGGCCTATCACTGTTGGGGCTGCTGGCACTGCTCGGCCGACAGCCGCTTTCTCGTTCTCGATCGGATTTGCAGGCAAAGAGCATTCGTCGGATGGATCTGTTGCCGACGACCTTCGCCGTTCACACACTGAAGACCATCGCCGTCATGTATGCGCTGACCTATGCGATGGGCATGCTTGTGAGTGTGTTGGGCGCCGCATATGTCACCCGTGAACTCAAGGGGTCGGCGCTAGAGTTCGGTTATCTCGAGGCAGGTTGGGCCCTCGGTTCGATTGCGGGCTGTTCAACCCTTCTTCTCCGAAGGGCGCGTTTGCGACGACAAAGCATCCTCTTCCAGTCGGCGCTCGCTGGCATTGTTCTGTTGGGCTTTCCGGTTTTCCAGAGCTTTTTGTCCGCGCTCGTTCAACTGGTGTTGCTCGGCTTCTGCTACAATGTCACGCGGATCCTGATCGATGTACGGGTTCAATCGACTGTTTCGATTGACATGTTGGGGCGGGCGCGAAGCCAGATCCACACGATCTGTGTTTCGATAGGGCTTCTTGCATATGGCACCATCGGGACGATCGGAGACGCAATTCCACCTTCGGGGATTTTCGGCCTCTTCGGGGCGCTGATGGTGACCGTCGCGCTCTTCTTTCACTTTAACATGGATCGGGGAGCGCCGGTGGAAAGGCGGTTCGTCTGA